Proteins encoded together in one Epinephelus moara isolate mb chromosome 2, YSFRI_EMoa_1.0, whole genome shotgun sequence window:
- the LOC126401735 gene encoding extracellular calcium-sensing receptor-like, which produces MTLLVSAATKFDSTSCQLLGQFHLNGMHMTGDVVLGGLFEIHFFSVFPDLSFTSEPQQPTCHSFDVLGFRQAQTMAFAIDEINRNSNLLPNVTLGYSLYDNCLSLDIGFRAALSLASGQEEQFILDKTCAGNPPVVGIVGDASSTRSIAISAVLGLYRVPMVSYFATCSCLSDRQKFPSFFRTIPSDAFQVRAMIQILRRFGWTWAGLLISDNDYGLHAARSFQSDLAQSGGGCLAYLEVLPWGNDPAELRRIVDVMRKSTARVVIAFAHENLMINLMKEVVRQNVTGLQWMASEGWTAATVLQTPQLMPYLGGTLGIAIRRGHIPGFRDFLLQMRSDLQHNNSYGNILLVYYLEKVNFTTPFGDQVSFDENGDALPIYDVMNWLWLPDGRTKVQNVGEVKESAKGEELTLDEDKIFWNFESKQPPQSVCSESCPPGTRMARKKGEPECCFDCIPCSEGEITNKTDSMECTSCPEDFWSSPQRDHCVSKKTEFLSYNEPLGICLTAASLLGTFICVVVLGIFIHHCNTPIVRANNSELSFQLLLSLKLCFLCSLLFIGRPRLWTCQLRHAAFGMSFVLCVSCILVKTIVVLAVFKASKPGGGAHLKWFGLLQQRGTVLVLTSIQAAICTAWLVSSSPAPHKNTQYHNDKIVYECVVGSAVGFGVLLGYIGLLAILSCLIAFLARNLPDSFNEAKLINFSMLIFCAVWVAFVPAYVSSPGKYADAVEVFAILASSFGLLVSLFGPKCYIILLRPERNTKKAIMGRGTES; this is translated from the exons TTTTGATGTTCTAGGATTCAGGCAGGCCCAGACCATGGCCTTTGCTATTGATGAGATCAACAGAAATTCCAACCTGCTGCCAAATGTGACTCTGGGATACAGTCTTTATGACAACTGCCTCTCACTAGACATTGGATTCCGTGCAGCATTGTCATTAGCCAGTGGTCAAGAGGAGCAGTTCATATTAGATAAGACCTGTGCAGGAAACCCTCCGGTAGTAGGGATTGTGGGTGATGCTTCCTCTACACGTTCCATTGCCATCTCTGCTGTCTTAGGTTTGTACCGAGTACCTATG GTGAGTTATTTTGCCACATGTTCATGCCTGAGTGACCGGCAGAAGTTCCCATCGTTTTTTCGGACGATCCCAAGTGATGCTTTCCAG GTGCGTGCTATGATTCAGATTCTCAGGCGCTTTGGCTGGACTTGGGCAGGTCTGCTGATCAGTGATAATGATTATGGACTCCATGCTGCCCGATCCTTCCAATCTGACCTGGCTCAGTCTGGTGGAGGTTGTCTGGCCTACTTAGAGGTTTTGCCCTGGGGCAATGATCCAGCTGAACTAAGGAGGATTGTGGATGTTATGAGGAAATCTACAGCTCGTGTGGTCATTGCGTTTGCACATGAAAATCTCATGATAAACCTCATGAAAGAG GTGGTGAGGCAGAATGTGACAGGCCTGCAGTGGATGGCCAGTGAAGGCTGGACTGCAGCTACTGTGCTTCAGACTCCTCAGCTCATGCCATACCTGGGTGGCACTCTGGGCATTGCTATCCGTCGAGGACACATACCAGGGTTCAGGGACTTCTTGCTACAAATGCGGTCTGACctacaacacaacaacagctaTGGAAATATCCTG CTTGTGTATTACTTggaaaaggtcaacttcaccaCACCGTTTGGTGATCAAGTGTCATTTGATGAAAATGGTGATGCTTTACCAATATATGATGTCATGAACTGGTTGTGGCTCCCTGATGGACGAACTAAAGTTCAGAATGTAGGTGAGGTGAAAGAGTCAGCCAAAGGTGAAGAACTCACACTTGATGAAGATAAAATCTTCTGGAACTTTGAATCCAAACAG CCACcccagtcagtgtgcagtgagaGCTGTCCTCCAGGTACCCGCATGGCCAGAAAGAAGGGAGAGCCTGAGTGTTGTTTTGACTGCATCCCTTGCTCTGAGGGAGAGATCACTAATAAGACTG ACTCCATGGAGTGCACCAGTTGTCCAGAGGATTTCTGGTCCAGCCCTCAACGTGACCACTGTGTTTCTAAGAAAACAGAGTTCCTCTCCTATAATGAGCCTCTGGGTATCTGCCTGACAGCTGCCTCATTGTTGGGCACATTtatatgtgttgttgtgttgggaATCTTTATCCATCATTGTAACACCCCTATAGTACGCGCCAACAACTCAGAACTGAGTTTCCAGCTATTGCTGTCTCTTAAATTATGTTTCCTTTGCTCACTGCTCTTTATTGGACGTCCCAGGCTGTGGACATGCCAACTGAGACATGCAGCATTTGGGATGAGCTTTGTACTTTGTGTATCATGCATCCTGGTGAAAACCATTGTGGTTCTGGCTGTGTTCAAGGCCTCCAAGCCAGGAGGTGGAGCCCATCTGAAGTGGTTTGGACTTTTGCAGCAGAGAGGAACAGTTCTGGTTCTTACTTCTATTCAGGCAGCAATCTGTACTGCTTGGCTTGTCTCTTCCTCACCAGCTCCTCATAAAAACACTCAATACCACAATGACAAGATAGTTTATGAGTGTGTAGTTGGGTCCGCAGTTGGTTTTGGAGTGTTACTGGGCTATATTGGCTTACTGGCCATCCTCAGTTGTCTGATTGCATTCCTTGCCAGGAATCTTCCAGATAGTTTCAATGAGGCCAAACTCATTAATTTCAGCATGCTGATTTTCTGTGCAGTGTGGGTGGCCTTTGTCCCTGCTTATGTCAGTTCACCAGGCAAATATGCAGATGCAGTGGAGGTATTTGCCATCCTAGCCTCCAGTTTTGGCCTCTTGGTGTCACTGTTTGGTCCCAAATGTTACATTATCCTGTTGAGACCAGAGAGGAACACAAAGAAAGCAATCATGGGTCGTGGCACTGAGTCATAA